TATTACTTCTAATGATGCCTATACTTCTTGTGATACCACTACCAGCCATTGCAGAGCCTACTGAAGCACTATCAGATGCAGTAGGCGGTGGTACAGGTGGTGAATTCTGGCTGGATCCTAGCATTCTGTATACTGGCGGTGTTACAATAACCGGTGATACAAGAATATTTGGTCAAGGTTCCATGATCGACCTACAAAAGGAGAGTATAACCGTTGTAGGTGCATACCTTTACATTGAGAGATGTACACTTACAAATGGTACAGTACTTCCAGGTGGTCCAAATGGTGATGAGCATTTAGGTGCTATCGAATTCTATTACGGTGCAAGCGGATTTGTATATGACAATATAATCGTTGACAACGCTGTGGTCGGTATATATATAGAGGACTGTGATGAGGGTGAGATCATCATAAAGGAGAACTCGATATTATATAATGATGTCTGCGGTATATACTTCGAGGATTCGACAGACATAACGATACTTGAGAATATTATCGCCAACAATGGCGTAGAAGAAGGCTTAACCCCATTTGGAGGCGGTATTCTAGGTCTAAATGATGTTGCTGTTTATGAGGATGATCCAAATTCAGTACATAATATAAAGATAAAAGGTAATAAGATCTTTCAAAATGAAGGTCCGGGCATATTCCTAATGTATATGAATGACGTATCCATCTCGTCCAACTTAATTTACAGTAACAGCTTAAACGCATTTAAATTCGACGGTGGAGATAATGATGGCGGGTATGGAATGGGCGATGGCATAGCTCTTTTCTACTGTCCGATAGTATCCATAACTCACAACAAGATATTGGCAAACGAAGATGGTGGTATTTTGTATGTTGGAGATAGAGATTGGCCAATCGTGGAAGTAGATGGAACTGATGTAGAAGTAGAACTTAGTGTGACTATAAGCTACAACAAGATAATGGGTAACGGAGTAGACCTTGTCAATTTAATAGAAAATGTATTGCAAGATTTAGAGACTTTACTTGGATTTGCTGGAGTATCCGTTGCATACGGACAGAATGTAGTCATAACATATAACGAAATAGAAGGAAATGCAGGCGTTGGAATATTACTCTGGGGAGAATTTGATGATGACTATCTGATGGAGCCTGTAACGGTAGCATATAATACCATCAATGGAAATACGATAGCTTCTGTTATGTTCGGTGTATCTGATGTAAAGATCATCTTCAACAAGATAATGGGAAATCTTGTTGGAATGATTACTTTGGGCGATATATCTGGAGAAATTGGTGACCTAATTTCTGAGAACTTACTGATCAAAGGTAATATCTTGAAAGATCAGTATATTGCATGGATCATAGGAGGTTTCGGCAATCCAATAACAATTGAATGGAATACAGTAACCAATAACATGATAGGAATGGTCCTACTAGGATGTGAGAGTCCACAGATACTACATAACACAATAATGTATCAGCGTGGATTCATACTGGATCTTGGAGAATTAGAAATAATCCCATTAGAGCTCGATTTTAGATATGCATTAGTGGTTGGGGTATATCTCGATATTCCAGGTCTTCTTGAGATATCAATACCCTGTGATGGAGCAAGAATTGCCTACAACACCATATGCTACAACGTAGGCCACCAAGTAGGTATCTTCGTATCCGATGATGTAATCGTGGAAGATAACATGATCGTAGGTGGCAGCGAAAATGGTATCTGGGCTGGTGGGTGTGAAGATCTGACCATACAGCGCAACAAGATAACAGACAACGACCATGGTATTAGATTGGAAGAGTGCACCGGCTTGATAACAGATAACATCATAGGTTATAGTGGTTCTCTATCAGGTAATGATGTAGGTATAAATGTAACCCGCCTCTTCGAGATACGCAGTCCAATAACGATAAGTGACAATAACATCATAGGCAACAACATCAGCATCTACTGCTTTGCCACAGACCCAACCATAATAGGCAACTATATCGCCAACAACGTTTACGGAATTTATCTATATGATTCGAACGCTACAATAGGTGGCAATACCGCCAATAGGAACTACATAATAAGGAACTTCGCAGATGGGGTATACATAGCCAATAATCAATCCGATCCTATAATCACCTACAACAACATATACGAGAATGTTGGATATGGTATCAACAATCCTGATTGGGAAGATGACTTCCAAGATGAAGCAAGATACAACTGGTGGGGTGCAATAAGCGGCCCAGGTGATCCAGCTACGTTCGGAGTAGGTCCAGGGATAGGCGATGAGATAACGCAGAATTTCACATATTCGCCTTGGCTCGTATCGATAATTCCATAAACAAACATCCCCCCTTTTTTTGAACTTGTTAGGTTTTCTTCGGGTTAGAGATGATCACAAAAACAGGCTTTAACTCTCAACAAGTCTAGGAGACTTAAACATTTTAGTATTTGATTTTTTAAATATACTAATGCCTATTAGTTGAGAAGATCAGAACTTTTAACTCATTTTAAAAAGATGTATCCGAAGTGTTCAGATAAGGATATAGAGAATCTCATAGAAGCTATAAAGGGAGATAAATATTGGAATGTTAGCCCTAACCACAACGATATGATCTACGTAGTGGCTCTAACAAGGGCAAAGATTCCTAAGTCCGATGGATTTCAAGCTAAGGTTACATTCTTAAAGAAAGTTACTATATCTTATGAAGTTGCAAATTTCTCAAGAAAGGGAAGGGTCGTGATAGTGGTAAAAAATGGTTCAAATTATATAGGAAAAAGTGTGATAACTTGGCCGGCTTTTTTAAGGTTGATGAATGAAAACTCGAATTTAATTTATAAATTGGTTGTTGAAGGAAAAATCCCGCCTTGCATAAATAACAAGAATTTTTCTTCAATTTTTCATAAGTGACCGAATATGTAAGAATTCGATAGTTTATTTTAATATCACCAAACTTAAATTCGAAGGATTTTTGATGGAACGTATGGGCGTGGATGAAGGAAGAGATTTAACAGATAGAATGTTCTGGCTGGCTAAAGAAGATGAAATAAAAAGATCAGAAACTACGGATGTTTATTTTATATATACACTTCAAGTATTAGAGAAAAAAGGACTTAATCCTAAAGTTGTGATGGAAGTTTATCTTAGAAATTTACCATATCCAGATAACTGGGGAGTTGTTACTGGAATTTATGAAGTGGCCAAACTCTTAGAAGGTCTTCCATTGAATGTAAGGGCTATGGAAGAGGGGGAGATATTCTTGACATCATCAGACTCTGTCATTTATGAGCCTGTTCTTCAGATTGAGGGTAGGTATAGGGACTTTGCAGTGTACGAAAACCCCCTACTAGGTTTACTATGCATGTCTTCTGGGATATCTTCAAAGGCTGCGAGAGTAAAGATGTGTGTAGGAGATAAAATTGTATTCAGCTTTGGGACTCGAAGAGCTCACCCTGTTCTTGCACCTACTGTTGAAAGGGCAACATACCTTGGAGGATTTGATAGCGTTTCAAATGTTTTAGGAGCCAAAATGATGGGAAAAAAACCAGTTGGAACTATGCCCCATGCTTTAATTCAATGCTTTGGAGATCAAGAGATTACATGGAAGTCTTTTGATGAGGTAATGCCTCGTGAAGTCCCTCGCATCGCACTAGTCGATACATTCTTTGATGAGAAGACGGAGGCGATAATGGCCTTCGAAGCTTTGGGTAAAAATCTATATGGTATAAGACTTGATACGCCTCGCTCAAGAAGGGGAAACTGGAGGAAGATAATCGAAGAGGTAAGATGGGAATTGAAGATAAGGGGTGCACAAGATGTGAAGATATTTATATCGGGAGGCTTGAATGAGGATGCAATTTTAGAATTAAGAGACATAGTTGATGGTTTTGGCATAGGAACTAATGTGAGTAATGCTCCTACATTCGACTTCAGTGCAAAGATAGTTGAGTTAATTGTAGGAGAAAAGGATGTATTTAGGGCGAAAAGGGGAGACATTGGTGGTAGAAAAGAAGTTTATAGAAAGGAAGATAGTTTTGAAGATGTCGTAACTTTTTATAAGAATCCAAAACCAGAAGGATACTATCCACTATTGAGTGACCTCATAGTTGATGGCAAGATTGTTAGAAAGTTTAAGGGTCTAGATGAGATTAGAGATTCTGTTTTATCCAAGATTACGATATTGAGTGAAATTAAACCCAATTTATGTTGGATATAGGTATTCATAAACTTGACAAAAATCCTATTAACGTAAGGGATGGAGAGCTCCGATTAGATAGGCTAATTCACCTAATGATTTCTCATTAAGTAGTCATCCATATTATTTTTACTAAGTTGAACCAACTTTCAATTCTATTCAACTATACGGATGACTACGTCAGAATTCTCTTCTTGAGTTTTATGAAAATGTTTTTGAACAATTCTGACCATGTCTTTGACTCGTTCATCCTTACATTCTTCGGCATATTTTCTAATCTTTTCGAATTTTTCAAGAGGAAAGATATTTTCCTTTAACATTTCAGATAAAACAGCTAAAGCCTTTTTTGATTCCTCAGTCGTAAGCTCAGCTTCTTTTTGAGTTTGCATTACTTTCTTAATATTAATCTTATTTAAAATTACTTGTAGTACTTCCTGATCTCCTTTAAATTCAAAACTTCCTTCAGGATATTTTACCCTCCATCCATCTTGCTTCGGATCAAATAAATACTCTACTCCTTCTTCAACTAAAGTGAATGGACCACCTAAAGTATATCTGAAATATGATCTAGATTTTAAATGATAAGGGTCGCATATTTGAATAGGTCTAATAAAATTCAACCTTCCAGAAGCTTTGACGAAGTAATCACTTTCATAGTCTGGATTCTCTCCACTAAAAACAACATATTTTGTTCCACTATTTTCGAAAGTGCGAATTATGAGAGTCTCTCGCATAACCCTTTTAAGAAATTTTCCTTTTAATAAATATCTCTTGTTCTCAAACTACCTTGAAAAATTTTGTTTTCGATGCTCCACATATAGGACATTTATCTGGCGCTATACCTTCGACAGTATGACCACAAACCTCACAGACGTAATAATCAACTTTTTCCAAATCCTTTTTATTTTTTAATGCATCAACCGCCTTTGAGAATAAACCAGCGTGGACTTTCTCAACTTTATTTGCAACTTCAAAACTCCAAGTAGCGCGGTGATTTTCTTCTTGCTTGGCTATACTTAAGTATTCGGGATACATCTTTGTATACTCAAAAGTCTCGCCAGAAATGGCAGTATTTAGATTATTTACTGTTGATTTTATTTCATCCATTACCCTAAGATGATTCAGGGCATGAATCGTCTCGGCCTCTGCAGCTGCCCTAAAAAGCTTTGCAACTTGTTTGAATCCCTCTTCTTCAGCTTTTCTTGCAAAAGCTAAGTACCTTCGATTTGCCTGCGATTCGCCAGCAAAAGCATTTTTTAAATTTGTAACAGTCTTGCTCATCTTTCCTCAACTATGACTAAAAATTCAATAGCATTTAAAGTTTATAACATCAGTTATTAAATGATAACGATGGTCACCATTAAATTATTCAATATCAAAGAAATGAGGTAGATTTAAGAAGTCAAGATACCAAATAAATTAGAGTTGGTATTTTATGGGTTGGGATCAGAAAAGGTTTAAGCTTGTTGAA
The genomic region above belongs to Candidatus Methylarchaceae archaeon HK02M2 and contains:
- a CDS encoding rubrerythrin family protein, with the protein product MSKTVTNLKNAFAGESQANRRYLAFARKAEEEGFKQVAKLFRAAAEAETIHALNHLRVMDEIKSTVNNLNTAISGETFEYTKMYPEYLSIAKQEENHRATWSFEVANKVEKVHAGLFSKAVDALKNKKDLEKVDYYVCEVCGHTVEGIAPDKCPICGASKTKFFKVV
- a CDS encoding nicotinate phosphoribosyltransferase, translating into MGVDEGRDLTDRMFWLAKEDEIKRSETTDVYFIYTLQVLEKKGLNPKVVMEVYLRNLPYPDNWGVVTGIYEVAKLLEGLPLNVRAMEEGEIFLTSSDSVIYEPVLQIEGRYRDFAVYENPLLGLLCMSSGISSKAARVKMCVGDKIVFSFGTRRAHPVLAPTVERATYLGGFDSVSNVLGAKMMGKKPVGTMPHALIQCFGDQEITWKSFDEVMPREVPRIALVDTFFDEKTEAIMAFEALGKNLYGIRLDTPRSRRGNWRKIIEEVRWELKIRGAQDVKIFISGGLNEDAILELRDIVDGFGIGTNVSNAPTFDFSAKIVELIVGEKDVFRAKRGDIGGRKEVYRKEDSFEDVVTFYKNPKPEGYYPLLSDLIVDGKIVRKFKGLDEIRDSVLSKITILSEIKPNLCWI
- a CDS encoding right-handed parallel beta-helix repeat-containing protein; its protein translation is MKKVIGTVTIILLLMMPILLVIPLPAIAEPTEALSDAVGGGTGGEFWLDPSILYTGGVTITGDTRIFGQGSMIDLQKESITVVGAYLYIERCTLTNGTVLPGGPNGDEHLGAIEFYYGASGFVYDNIIVDNAVVGIYIEDCDEGEIIIKENSILYNDVCGIYFEDSTDITILENIIANNGVEEGLTPFGGGILGLNDVAVYEDDPNSVHNIKIKGNKIFQNEGPGIFLMYMNDVSISSNLIYSNSLNAFKFDGGDNDGGYGMGDGIALFYCPIVSITHNKILANEDGGILYVGDRDWPIVEVDGTDVEVELSVTISYNKIMGNGVDLVNLIENVLQDLETLLGFAGVSVAYGQNVVITYNEIEGNAGVGILLWGEFDDDYLMEPVTVAYNTINGNTIASVMFGVSDVKIIFNKIMGNLVGMITLGDISGEIGDLISENLLIKGNILKDQYIAWIIGGFGNPITIEWNTVTNNMIGMVLLGCESPQILHNTIMYQRGFILDLGELEIIPLELDFRYALVVGVYLDIPGLLEISIPCDGARIAYNTICYNVGHQVGIFVSDDVIVEDNMIVGGSENGIWAGGCEDLTIQRNKITDNDHGIRLEECTGLITDNIIGYSGSLSGNDVGINVTRLFEIRSPITISDNNIIGNNISIYCFATDPTIIGNYIANNVYGIYLYDSNATIGGNTANRNYIIRNFADGVYIANNQSDPIITYNNIYENVGYGINNPDWEDDFQDEARYNWWGAISGPGDPATFGVGPGIGDEITQNFTYSPWLVSIIP